The stretch of DNA TGTGTCTTTGTTCAATATGGATTTGTGCTGAATTGACTTTGTTATTCTGTGGTGGCAATTGCCACCTGGCAGCAAGAATCCGAAGCTTTTTGAATCGCTTAAGAAGGATCAGTTCCCCAAGGTATGTGCCATCTGGTTGATACTTGATACATGCATGAATGATAGAAAAACAAACTTTATTGTTCAAAGTGGCCACTGAGTGTTGTCTCCACCGAGCATTCCGTTAGCTCTGCAACTTGTGAAGTTTGTCAGTAAATTTGGAACCTTAACCAAGGATGTATTCGTGAGATATGTTAATATCCCAGTAATTACCTGCCTAGGCTAGCCTTCCAGAATGCGGTAGTGTACATGGAGCTAAACATATTACATAAACCAGGATGATAAGAAACATAGGCTACGAAGGACAATTATTTTAGTTGCTAGAAAACACTGTAGCGATTTCTCATTTTCAAGATTGCTGTTTGGGCCCAGGGTATGGCTGACCTTCATGATTCACTTGCCGGTACCTATGTTTTGGTTGAAGGTTAAATTACATGAAGGGGTGCCTGATGGCAACAACTTACCGTCTCTGGGCAATCAAGCAATTATTACACTTGCGGCAGCTGATGTGCTTCTGATATACATTTGTGCTTGTTGCTGACAACACTCTTAATTCATTCTTACTTGCAGTACATGGTGTTTGCATGTGCTGACTCGCGTGTGTCTCCAACAATAACCCTCGGGCTGAATCCAGGAGAGGCCTTCACTGTTCGAAATATTGCCGGAATGGTTCCTGTCTATCAAAAGGTAAAAAAAAAAGGTTATTCATTATGTACAATGTTTCATTCTATATTATTGTGGACTATTTAGTAACTCTAGCTTGTCTATTTGAGATGTATACTGAGCTGCACTTGCATATTGATTGCAGACAAGGCACTGCAGCGTCGGGTCAGCCATCGAGTTTGCCGTGGTTATCCTCAAGGTTGCTTCTTCCTTCTGGTTTTTAATATCCTTGATACATGAAAGTGTACTTTTATTCAGGAATACAACTGTCTCATACAATTTTGCGGTTAGTTTATTTATGCCAGTGTGGCAAGGTTGGTTGGTAAATTGATAATTAGATAATTAGTCAATCTGGTAATGACTTCGTCATGCCTTGTGCCTTCCATTTTAAAAAGGAGATAGTTTCTGTTTCATGTAGCATCTCTAATTTTCCCTAGATGTGATCCAATAAAATAAAGAATTTTGCCTCTCTCCATGGGTATATGTATGCTCCTCTTTAAGCGAAATAGGCTCTCTTTTCACGGGCATATATCTTGTCAATTGCAAATGTTGTTTAACATTTGTGTTCTGTTGGGTCCAGTCTAGGAAGGTGAAACCGTGAAAGTGATGTGCTCAGAGATGAGAACTCTCCTTAGAGGAAAAAAAATGTTATCTCTCTCGTTAAGGTATAAAAAATGTACGTTCTCTCATAGCAACTCTCGAATCAATGTGTGGCTATAGCCATTCTACCCAGCCATAAGTATCATCAGGACAGTTTATAAATTTAatcatgtgtcaaatgattctaATATGGAAAAGTATTGCTTCAGATCATAGTATATCGTTTGGAGTTGGTATGGTCTGTAGAACTCCGTTAGTTATATTGCACTCACTTAAAGTGTCGAAAGGGATACCCTGGATAGTTTGGGCAATCAATAAACTGACATAAACTTGCGCTTACTACCAATTATGGAAATTGGTATATTCTCCATCAAAAGAACTTGATGGACATCCATTTGGCAGGTTGAGTGCATTGTTGTGATTGGTCACAGCCGCTGTGGTGGAATTAGGGAACTACTCTCACTGAAGGATGAAGGGCCTAACACGTAGTAAGTAAATGTTTGCATACTTATTATGTACTGAAAAAAGTCATATATACACAAGGGGTCCAAATAAGGAATTACTGGATGGGCAAGGATGGACCCTATCCTATCCTATCCTATCCTACCCAAACGAGTCTTAAGAGGAGTGAACTAAAACATGGCTTCAGTATTAGTTTGTCCTCTCAGTAAGTTTTATTTGAGCTCACTGTTTGTATCGTTACTTAGCCACTTCATTGAGGACTGGGTGAAGATCGGTATGGAGGCCAAGAAGAAGGTGCAGAGAGAAAACAGGTTGTTGCCTTTCGACGACCAATGCACCGTGCTGGAAAAGGTACGATTGCTTAAAACATCTTCATTTCCTCTTGAGCAGAATAGTGGGCCAATTGTGCACCACTGATTTCCCTCTACTTACGAGCTATCCTTGGGGCACCTTTCATCtttagtagtactagtagttaacTAACGTTCCATAGTACTAGTTAGATAAGCGCTCATCTTGCATTTCTGAATGGTGTGTATGCAGGAGGCCGTCAATGTGTCGCTTGGAAATTTGAAGACGTATCCGTTCGTCAAGGATAGATTGAGCAAGGGCACACTGAATGTGATTGGTGCCCGCTATGACTTCGTCCGCGGAAGCTTCGAAACGTGGAATGCCTGAAGTCAAGTAGTGCAGAAATGGTTAGCTAGCCAGTCGCAAATATTTGGTCGAAAAAGGCTTAGCTGCATGCATGGCTGTTGCTGTGGTTGCATTCCGTGTGAGTCCTTTGGGTACCGCCTAGATAGATTTTAGTACAGTACAGAAGGAAGGTAAGGCTAGTATTGGATTTGGAGGATGGCGCCTAAGGAGATAATGACCCATGTGTTTTCTAGTGCCTGTCCCTACAATCTTAATGTGAGATAtggcgtgtgtgtgtgttttgatgGTTTATATAATCAGGCTACCATTCTCTTTTTCCTCTCTCGATAAACTGCTTTAACACCCAGTGTCAGTTTATACGCTGATGACGCCATAATTGTTTGGTGGGGCGTCTGGTCTGCAAATGAGCTCAGACAAATCATCTGTTGCACCCATCCGCTGTCAGAACATCAATTTACAAGCGGTTCTTAAGGAGGTTTTTTTAAGGAGTCTGCGGGCAAATTAGTAGGCTTCCCCCTTACCTACTTGGGTCGCCTGAAGAAAGTCCACCTCCAGTTCGTGTTTGATCGCATCAGAGCGAAGCTTGCTAGCTGGAAGGGCAGACTGATGAACCACGCAGGGCGTAGAGCAGTGGTGCGTTCTGTCCTCTGCACGATGCCCAATTTCGCTCTCGCAGCAATTCAGGCGCCGGCGGGGTTCTACAGGGACGTAACGTGGACAAAGTTTGCAGGCGATTCCTTTGGGCACAGGAGGGCCACAGTTGACAGGTGGGAAGTGCAAGGTTACGCTGGCAATGGCTGTCCTCGTCAGCGCCAGCAGGCCATGGTTTGGTTATGAACTTCCATGCGATCAGAAGGACAGATAGAGACCTACTATTTGCCGCTGCTACCACCGTGCACATCGGAAACGGCGTTTCTGGGAGTCCAGCTGGATTTGGTTCTTTTGCCGCCCCTCTCCCCCCTCGGGGAGCACATGTAAATTTTGCTAGAGTACTCCCTTCAAGGATAGGATCTATAAAAATAAAAGGTTTACGGTAATTAACTCCATGCGCGCGCGCGTTTGTAATTGGCATGCAGATTTTGCGGCTAAATTCGAGGTGTCTCGCCCCTATAAATTTGTTTCTCTGCCTCCCATTTCCTGCAGGGGCCCATCCCTGACTTCCCTCCATACCCTCCGTTACATTCCCCTAATGCCGCCATCGCACCTCGCCGCCACCGCGGCACAATCCCCGGCCTCATCGCGAGGTCGGCGTCCCCGCCATGGCGGCGCGATGATATCCGCCTCCTGCTGTCGCGCCGcggccctcgcctccctcctcgccgccgccgcggccaccGCGTTCCTCACCTTCTCGCTGCCATTGTCCCCCAGCGTGTCCACCACCAAGCACACGGCAGAATTATTGTCCGCCGCGAGCTCCACGCCGCCGCCACCACATCCAACATTAGCTACGGCGTCACCTCCACCGCCGTCCCCGCCGCCTGCAGAACCAGCTACGTCCGCGGCGAGGCCCCGAAAACGAGAGGTATGTACGTGCCCGCATGCAGGTTGGGGATTCAAAGTAACGGTGTTGTCTATTTTCGTTCTGTGTCGTGGTGATCAGCCGTCGTATTGGAGGATGGCGCCAGAGGAGGCGCTGAGGTACGCCAAGAAGGAGATAATGGCCGCCGAGCCGGTCGTCGCCGACGACCCCGACGACCTGTACGCGCCTCTCTTCAAGAACGTCTCCCAGTTCAAGAGGTACGTACTAGCAGATACATGCTCAGCATTAATAATCTCTACGTTTCCTTAGTATGTATAATTCAGTGAGTGACTAAACGCATCATCAATTTAATTGTAGCGAAATGTGATCATCATCCAGGAGCTACCAACTGATGGAACGGATACTCAAAGTTTACATTTACCAGGACGGTCGGCGGCCCATCTTCCACACCCCTCCCCTCAGCGGCATCTACGCGTCCGAGGGCTGGTTCATGAAGCTCCTCGAGGAGAGCAGGCCGTTCGTCGTCGCCGACGCCGCCAAGGCGCACCTCTTCTACCTGCCCTACAGCTCGCAGAATCTCAGGCTCTCGCTCTACGTGCCGGACTCGCATAACCTGCGCCCCCTGGCCGTCTACCTCAGAGATTTCGTCAAGGGCCTCGCCGCCAAGTACCCCTTCTGGAACCGCACCAGAGGCGCCGACCATTTCCTCGTCGCCTGCCACGATTGGGTAATCAAATGATTCTAACATTTTCGTATCGCAGTACGATTTTACTGGAGTAATTCTGAATTTGCTTGGCAGGGACCATACACGACCACGGCGCACCGCGACCTGTCCAGGAACAGCATCAAGGCGCTGTGCAACGCTGACAGCTCGGAGGGGATCTTCACGCCCGGGAAGGACGTGTCTCTCCCGGAGACGACCATCAGGACGCCCAAGCGGCCGCTCCGGTACCTCGGTGGGCACCCCATCTCCCGGCGGCACATCCTCGCCTTCTTTGCCGGCAACGTGCACGGCAGGGTCAGGCCGGTCCTCCTCCAGCACTGGGGCAAGGGGCAGGACGAGGACATGAGGGTGTACGCTCTCCTCCCCGGCAGGGTGTCCAGGACGATGAACTACATCGAGCACATGAAGAATAGCAGGTTCTGCCTTTGCCCCATGGGGTACGAGGTGAACAGCCCCAGGATCGTGGAGGCCCTGTACTACGAGTGCGTGCCGGTGATCATCGCCGACAACTTCGTCCTCCCCTTCAGCGACGTGTTCGACTGGAGCGCCTTCTCAGTGGTGGTGGCGGAGAAGGACATACCGGACCTCAAGAGGATACTGCAGGGGATCTCGCTCCGGAAGTACGTGGCCATGCACGACTGCGTCAAGCGGCTCCAAAGGCACTTCTTGTGGCACGCCAGGCCCCTCAGGTATGATCTCTTCCACATGATCCTGCACTCCATTTGGCTCAGCAGAGTGAACCATGTTCAACTTGACAACTGAAAAAAGATCATGTCCATGTATTTGTATGGCACTGAGATTTTACATGTAAGATGGCGGTTTTGAATGAAAAAGAAAAATGTGTACATTCAAGTTGTAAGCCTCTGTCACCATTGAGTGCACGGTGACTACTGacaagtactccctctgtaaactaatataaga from Triticum urartu cultivar G1812 chromosome 3, Tu2.1, whole genome shotgun sequence encodes:
- the LOC125544223 gene encoding probable glycosyltransferase At5g03795; translation: MRARVCNWHADFAAKFEVSRPYKFVSLPPISCRGPSLTSLHTLRYIPLMPPSHLAATAAQSPASSRGRRPRHGGAMISASCCRAAALASLLAAAAATAFLTFSLPLSPSVSTTKHTAELLSAASSTPPPPHPTLATASPPPPSPPPAEPATSAARPRKREVCTCPHAGWGFKVTVLSIFVLCRGDQPSYWRMAPEEALRYAKKEIMAAEPVVADDPDDLYAPLFKNVSQFKRSYQLMERILKVYIYQDGRRPIFHTPPLSGIYASEGWFMKLLEESRPFVVADAAKAHLFYLPYSSQNLRLSLYVPDSHNLRPLAVYLRDFVKGLAAKYPFWNRTRGADHFLVACHDWGPYTTTAHRDLSRNSIKALCNADSSEGIFTPGKDVSLPETTIRTPKRPLRYLGGHPISRRHILAFFAGNVHGRVRPVLLQHWGKGQDEDMRVYALLPGRVSRTMNYIEHMKNSRFCLCPMGYEVNSPRIVEALYYECVPVIIADNFVLPFSDVFDWSAFSVVVAEKDIPDLKRILQGISLRKYVAMHDCVKRLQRHFLWHARPLRGFLTSQRSGPRTTYDHAEEISRGDERACGERYEGKEGQPHGAGDLPVEGVLAEPRHPQIVARRGSRGRRHEEIRQDLQQSQEDDDEARNGRAARLLGVNVSLA
- the LOC125544222 gene encoding carbonic anhydrase, chloroplastic-like, which translates into the protein MGGCCCCFPSKPPRENPMHPTAEPLIQRKPNHTPPYHQRPPVITHAHKGMNAVVRLKTGFERFRTNVYNKNPKLFESLKKDQFPKYMVFACADSRVSPTITLGLNPGEAFTVRNIAGMVPVYQKTRHCSVGSAIEFAVVILKVECIVVIGHSRCGGIRELLSLKDEGPNTYHFIEDWVKIGMEAKKKVQRENRLLPFDDQCTVLEKEAVNVSLGNLKTYPFVKDRLSKGTLNVIGARYDFVRGSFETWNA